One stretch of Scophthalmus maximus strain ysfricsl-2021 chromosome 12, ASM2237912v1, whole genome shotgun sequence DNA includes these proteins:
- the LOC118287157 gene encoding multiple PDZ domain protein isoform X3, producing MIETMDTQRALQAVERLQAKLKERGEVPAEEKLSLLKSVLQSPLFHQILALQKSVQHVRDQGSVLTSRGSDPVDPITAVKPNGGHVSYSDVPASTHINGQTSSEEFEHTIQSMAQGRYVNHVELQKPVSGGLGFSVVGLKSENRGELGIFIQEIQLGSVAHCDGKLKEADQILAINGQPLDQTVTHQQAIGILQSASERVQLTVARGPIPQLASPVVSRTPSAASTLSANSSALQHVETIELVNDGTGLGFGIVGGKTTGVIVKTILPGGIADQDGRLRSGDHILRIGDTDLHGMGSEQVAQVLRQCGNRVKLVVTRGPVEENPSAVMPVVLPTVNEQQGCEDEDTEAFDVSLTKNTQGLGITIAGYVGDKNSEPSGIFVKSITKDSAVEQDGRVHVGDQIIAVDSVNIQGYTNQQAVEVLRHTGQTVHLKLIRRGFRPEETPPAVTPSVIILPSSTTIPTTTIALKELELVRIKPEEAALVTTDEKLLQTKSEGSDVNPAMDPLTEDRHVMKLTLFEEEQLMKKWQEILGPSNEVIVAQVEKFTEKSGLGINLEANSGHHYIRSVLPEGPVGRCGKLFNGDELLEVNGKALIGETHKEVVRILKELPLCAHVTCCRPAPHLQTDMDDVQAEPEAFSLPSKLKKQIDLSSVRVAEDSEVNRAAAKQDNVTEEAIGSPLAMWELEIQNIELVKGEGGLGFSILDYQDPMDSAKTVIVIRSLVPNGVAEQDGRLLPGDRLMYVNTTNLENASLEDAVQALKGALLGNVQIGVAKPLPGICGYSHSPHSYGEQEITSSSTIHSFDFNSILVEEGEEEDLAEGIVYRAEPALIDTSEADLPDEKVFDHSFSGIEDDTFQASMIALHGSGCGADLDYLQSSTPKLTARLLDECPSFTTLSDLGDDDRAFSPEKSAPFTPPSFSGPVPAYNAALGSSDQYLARHVTKEEPAERSNSYSPFAEIGTRSNVQEEPVKSSHYQKEPPISFGDIMMLMKDEEAWVKEAAEDGDKEALTSGSNFERTITVVKGNSSLGMTVSAMKDGLGMLIRSIIHGGSISRDGRLGVGDLILAINGEPTANLTNAQARAMLRRHSLIGPDLGSSCSPEDDLCPFYVITYVPAEYLEEYKTSLEQAKDDVFSGAAPLPDTAPKDIPNLPEREDGEGEESASYNNWNQPRKVELFREPGKSLGISIVGGRGMGSRLSNGEVMRGIFIKHILADSPAGHNGTLKTGDRIVEVDGADLRDASHEEAVEAIRRAGNPVSFLVQSIIHRPRSLIPDSGEERAAAVTGDKDKPAKREAAKASPTSAVLPLPVLPHVGETDTDTLTENPGRPAEAEEVNQEEEEEEEEEFGYNWKNLIQRYGSLPGDLHMIELEKGKAGLGLSLAGNRDRSRMSVFVVGIDPNGAAGRDGRMVVGDELLEINGQVLYGHSHQNASSIIKCSPSKVKIIFVRNTEALNQMAVGPVRDRGGDTVEPHAELETAAANGDADASKYVHHIVELKEDEGLGITFVEGNTESGDEIQTVSEEHTGKSTCQDWVCSDGDVASLPSMPSADTAMLITVEAEGVTSENPYSCPSRSSTPSTLACDPATCPIIPGCETTIDISKGRTGLGLSIVGGCDTLLGAIIIHEVYEEGAASKDGRLWAGDQILEVNGIDLRAASHDEAINVLRQTPHRVRLVVYRDEAQYKEEDLWDSFTVELHKMPGQGLGLSIVGRRNDTGVFVSDIVKGGLVDTDGRLTQGDQILSVNGEDLRSATQEAVAALLKCCVGPIKMEVGRFKAGPFHSERRLSQSSQMSETGCSKVASQSCSDSGNLPGDPDKISQESPEHQDTRTVEFTKGPNDSLGISIAGGVGSPLGDIPIFIAMMNPVGVAAQTQKLKIGDRLVSICGNSAEGMSHSQAVALLKNATGTIQLQVVAGGDTTVTGPSQDQAAGGLTPSSIFQDDIGPPQYKSITLDRGPDGLGFSIVGGHGSPHGDLPIYVKTVFGKGAAAEDGRLKRGDQIMAVNGQTLEGVTHEEAVGILKRTKGTVTLTVLS from the exons atgattgaaacaATGG ATACACAGCGTGCCTTGCAGGCGGTGGAGCGTCTCCAGGCCAAACTGAAGGAGCGAGGAGAGGTGCCCGCCGAGGAGAAGCTCAGCCTGCTCAAATCAGTGCTCCAGAGCCCGCTCTTCCACCAGATCCTGGCCTTGCAGAAATCTGTCCAGCATGTCAGAGACCAG GGGAGTGTCCTGACGTCGCGTGGGAGTGACCCTGTCGATCCCATCACAGCTGTGAAGCCCAATGGAGGCCATGTTTCCTATTCAGATGTACCTGCTTCTACACACATTAATGGACAGACGTCGTCTGAAGAATTTGAGCACACCATTCAGTCCATGGCACAG GGGCGCTACGTGAATCATGTGGAGCTGCAGAAGCCAGTGTCAGGAGGTCTGGGCTTCAGCGTGGTGGGTCTGAAGAGCGAGAACCGCGGAGAGCTAGGCATATTCATCCAGGAAATTCAACTGGGAAGCGTGGCTCACTG TGATGGAAAGCTCAAAGAAGCGGACCAGATCTTGGCCATCAATGGCCAGCCCCTGGACCAGACGGTGACCCACCAGCAGGCTATAGGCATCCTACAGAGCGCTTCAGAGAGGGTGCAGCTCACAGTGGCCCGAGGACCAATACCTCAGCTGGCCAGTCCTGTGGTTTCCCGCACACCCTCTGCTGCCAGTACACTGTCGGCCAACTCTAGTGCG TTGCAGCATGTGGAGACAATTGAGCTGGTCAACGACGGCACTGGCCTCGGATTCGGTATTGTGGGAGGCAAGACCACTGGCGTTATTGTCAAAACCATCCTTCCTGGAGGCATAGCTGATCAG GATGGCCGCCTGCGGAGTGGGGACCACATCCTGAGAATCGGAGACACCGACCTGCACGGCATGGGCAGTGAACAGGTGGCCCAGGTCCTCAGGCAATGCGGCAACAGAGTGAAGCTGGTGGTCACCAGGGGTCCCGTGGAGGAGAATCCCTCTGCTGTCATGCCCGTGGTGCTCCCCACTGTCAACGAACAGCAG gGCTGTGAGGACGAGGACACTGAAGCGTTTGACGTGAGCCTGACAAAGAACACCCAGGGACTAGGGATTACTATTGCTGGCTATGTTGGAGATAAAAATTCAG AGCCCTCTGGTATTTTTGTTAAGAGTATAACAAAAGACAGCGCCGTAGAGCAAGATGGCCGTGTTCATGTTGGAGACCAGATAATAGCT GTCGATAGTGTAAACATACAGGGATACACCAACCAACAGGCTGTGGAGGTGCTCAGACACACCGGCCAGACAGTCCACCTTAAGCTGATCCGCCGCGGCTTCAGGCCTGAAGAGACCCCGCCCGCTGTGACCCCCAGTGTCATCATCCTGCCCTCATCCACCAccatccccaccaccaccatcgccCTGAAGGAGCTTGAGCTAGTGAGGATTAAGCCTGAGGAGGCTGCACTAG TCACCACAGATGAAAAGCTGCTCCAGACAAAGAGTGAAGGATCTGATGTCAACCCGGCCATGGATCCGCTAACGGAAGACAGACATG TGATGAAGTTAACACTCTTTGAAGAAGAACAACTAATGAAGAAATGGCAGGAGATTCTGGGTCCAAGTAATGAAGTTATA GTGGCTCAGGTGGAGAAGTTTACCGAGAAGAGTGGCCTAGGGATCAATCTGGAAGCCAACAGTGGGCATCACTACATCCGCTCTGTTCTGCCTGAGGGACCCGTTGGTCGCTGTGGCAAGCTGTTCAATGGAGATGAACTGCTTGAG GTCAACGGCAAAGCCCTGATTGGTGAGACCCACAAGGAAGTCGTCAGAATCTTGAAGGAGCTTCCACTCTGTGCACATGTGACATGCTGTAGACCCGCCCCTCACCTGCAGACTGACATGGACGATGTCCAAGCAGAACCAGAGGCTTTCTCCCTACCATCCAAATTAAAG AAACAAATAGACCTGAGCAGCGTACGGGTTGCCGAAGACTCAGAGGTGAACAGAGCAGCGGCGAAGCAGGATAATGTGACAGAGGAGGCAATAGGATCTCCTTTGGCTATGTGGGAGCTGGAGATCCAGAATATCGAGCTGGTGAAGGGAGAAGGGGGACTGGGATTCAGTATTTTGGACTACCAG GACCCCATGGACTCTGCCAAGACGGTGATCGTGATACGTTCGCTTGTCCCCAACGGTGTGGCTGAGCAAGATGGCAGGCTGTTGCCAGGGGACAGACTCATGTATgtcaacaccaccaacctggaGAACGCCAGTCTGGAGGACGCCGTCCAGGCCCTGAAGGGGGCCCTGCTCGGCAACGTCCAGATAGGAGTCGCCAAACCACTGCCT GGAATATGTGGATATTCCCACTCTCCACACTCATATGGTGAACAGGAAATAACTTCATCATCCACCATCCACTCATTTGACTTCAACAGTATTTTGgttgaagaaggagaggaagaggatctGGCTGAGGGCATCGTTTACCGAGCAGAGCCTGCATTG ATTGACACCAGTGAGGCGGACCTACCTGATGAAAAGGTGTTCGATCATTCCTTTTCCGGGATAGAGGACGACACTTTCCAGGCGTCCATGATTGCCCTTCATGGTAGCGGCTGTGGCGCAGACCTGGACTACTTGCAGTCATCCACACCTAAG CTGACAGCCCGCCTGCTGGACGAGTGCCCCAGCTTTACGACGCTGTCCGACCTCGGAGACGACGATCGAGCATTCTCGCCAGAGAAGTCGGCCCCGTTCACTCCTCCGAGTTTCAGTGGTCCTGTCCCGGCTTATAATGCCGCACTCGGCAGTTCTGATCAGTACCTGGCTCGTCACGTGACCAAAGAAGAACCAGCGGAGCGCTCAAACTCCTACAGCCCGTTTGCCGAAATAGGGACCCGATCTAATGTACAGGAGGAACCGGTGAAGTCCAGCCACTACCAGAAGGAGCCGCCCATCTCATTTGGAGATATTATGATGTTGATGAAG GACGAGGAGGCTTGGGTgaaagaagcagcagaagacGGGGACAAGGAAGCACTGACCTCAGGGAGCAACTTTGAAAGGACTATCACCGTTGTCAAGGGCAACTCCAGTCTCG GCATGACGGTGAGCGCCATGAAAGACGGTTTGGGGATGCTGATCCGCAGCATAATCCACGGTGGGTCAATCAGCCGCGATGGCCGTCTTGGTGTAGGTGACCTCATCCTGGCCATCAACGGAGAGCCCACTGCCAACCTGACCAACGCCCAGGCTCGTGCCATGCTGCGAAGACACTCCCTCATTGGACCAGACCTGGG ATCTTCTTGTTCCCCTGAGGACGATCTGTGCCCATTTTATGT CATTACATATGTTCCAGCAGAGTATCTAGAAGAGTACAAAACCAGCCTAGAGCAGGCGAAAGATGATGTCTTCTCAGGAGCAGCTCCATTGCCAGACACAGCTCCAAA AGATATTCCTAATCTCCCTGAGCgtgaggatggagagggagaggaaagtgCCTCCTACAACAACTGGAACCAACCAAGAAA AGTGGAGCTGTTCAGAGAGCCAGGCAAGTCCCTGGGCATCAGCATCGTCGGAGGACGAGGGATGGGCAGCCGCCTGAGCAATGGAGAAGTGATGAGGGGGATTTTTATCAAACACATCCTGGCAGACAGTCCTGCTGGACACAACGGGACCCTGAAGACAGGAGACAGGATTGTAGAG GTGGATGGGGCAGACCTAAGAGATGCTAGTCACGAGGAGGCAGTGGAGGCTATACGCCGGGCCGGCAACCCCGTCTCCTTCTTGGTACAAAGTATTATTCACAGACCCAGG TCCCTGATACCAGACTCTGGTGAGGAAAGAGCTGCAGCTGTAACGGGAGACAAGGACAAG CCGGCGAAGCGTGAAGCAGCAAAGGCATCTCCCACCAGCGCTGTCCTCCCCCTGCCAGTGTTGCCCCATGTGGGAGAGACTGATACAGACACGCTGACAGAGAATCCTGGCAGACCTGCTGAGGCAGAGGAGGTGaaccaagaggaggaggaggaggaggaagaggagtttgGATACAACTGGA AGAACCTAATCCAGCGCTATGGCAGCCTCCCAGGTGACCTACACATGATTGAGCTGGAGAAAGGCAAGGCAGGTCTGGGCCTCAGCCTGGCAGGGAACCGGGACCGCTCTCGCATGAGCGTGTTCGTGGTGGGAATAGACCCCAATGGGGCGGCCGGCAGGGACGGGCGTATGGTTGTGGGCGATGAGCTGCTTGAG ATCAATGGACAGGTCCTGTATGGCCACAGTCACCAGAATGCATCCTCCATAATCAAGTGCTCTCCatcaaaagtcaaaatcatCTTTGTCAG GAACACGGAGGCGCTGAACCAGATGGCTGTGGGACCTGTCAGAGACCGCGGGGGAGACACAGTGGAGCCCCACGCTGAG CTCGAAACAGCTGCTGCTAATGGCGACGCCGATGCTTCAAAATATGTCCATCACATTGTAGAGCTGAAG GAGGACGAAGGACTTGGAATCACCTTTGTTGAGGGAAACACTGAGAGTGGAGATGAAATTCAGACTGTATCTGAAGAACACACAGGCAAA TCAACCTGCCAGGACTGGGTTTGCTCAGATGGAGACGTCGCCAGCCTACCCAGCATGCCTAGCGCCGACACAGCCATGCTGATTACAGTAGAGGCAGAGGGAGTCACTAGTGAGAATCCTTACAGTT GTCCGAGTCGCTCCTCCACCCCTTCCACTCTGGCCTGTGACCCAGCGACCTGTCCCATCATCCCCGGCTGCGAGACCACCATTGATATCTCCAAGGGCCGCACGGGTCTGGGCCTCAGCATCGTGGGAGGCTGTGACACTCTGCTG gggGCCATCATTATCCATGAAGTGTACGAAGAAGGGGCAGCCTCTAAAGATGGCAGGCTGTGGGCAGGAGACCAAATCCTAGAG GTGAACGGTATCGACCTGCGCGCAGCCAGTCATGATGAAGCCATCAACGTGCTGCGGCAGACACCTCACAGGGTTCGGTTGGTGGTCTACAGGGACGAGGCCCAGTACAAGGAGGAGGACCTGTGGGACTCTTTCACTGTGGAGCTGCACAAGATGCCTGGCCAGGGCCTGGGTCTGAGCATTgtggggaggag GAATGACACTGGAGTGTTCGTGTCTGATATTGTGAAAGGGGGTTTGGTGGACACCGACGGCCGACTGACGCAGGGGGACCAGATCCTGTCGGTCAACGGTGAGGACCTGAGGTCGGCCACTCAGGAGGCCGTGGCTGCACTGCTTAAG TGCTGCGTGGGGCCTATAAAAATGGAAGTGGGGAGGTTCAAAGCTGGGCCCTTCCACTCTGAAAGGAGGCTGTCTCAAAGCAGTCAG ATGAGTGAAACAGGCTGTTCCAAGGTGGCCTCTCAGTCCTGTTCGGACTCTGGAAACCTTCCTGGTGACCCCGACAAAATTAGCCAGGAAT CTCCAGAGCATCAGGACACCAGAACAGTGGAGTTCACTAAAGGTCCCAATGATTCTCTGGGCATCAGTATTGCCGGCGGCGTGGGCAGCCCTCTTGGTGACATACCCATCTTCATCGCCATGATGAATCCTGTCGGCGTGGCTGCTCAGACCCAGAAGCTCAAG ATTGGGGACCGACTTGTCAGTATCTGCGGAAACTCCGCTGAAGGCATGAGCCACTCACAGGCTGTCGCTCTGCTCAAGAATGCCACAGGCACAATACAGCTACAG GTGGTGGCAGGTGGTGACACAACTGTGACAGGTCCGTCTCAGGATCAGGCTGCTGGAGGTCTCACGCCCAGCTCCATTTTTCAGGATGACATTGG